A window of the Microvirga terrae genome harbors these coding sequences:
- a CDS encoding GNAT family N-acetyltransferase produces MSEELRAAEDDELEAIGRLYHAVWLETQAPLQPSSVAEHRDEGFFIERVKRFPVPPLAVYGQGRLLGFAAWADNLLGQLYVAREGRRLGIGRALLQASEHAIWASGFDKAHLRCLVGNHGARSFYERCGWRCTETVTEDAETRAGPVPVPCWEMVKELTV; encoded by the coding sequence ATGAGCGAGGAGCTTCGCGCAGCCGAAGACGATGAGCTGGAAGCCATCGGCCGGCTCTACCACGCGGTCTGGCTGGAGACGCAGGCCCCGCTGCAGCCCTCGAGCGTGGCCGAGCATCGCGACGAGGGCTTCTTCATCGAGCGGGTGAAGCGTTTTCCCGTGCCGCCGCTCGCCGTCTATGGGCAGGGCCGGCTGCTCGGCTTCGCGGCCTGGGCGGACAACCTGCTCGGCCAGCTCTACGTGGCCCGCGAGGGGCGACGCCTCGGGATCGGGCGCGCCCTGCTGCAGGCGAGCGAACATGCGATCTGGGCCAGCGGTTTCGACAAGGCCCATCTGCGCTGCCTCGTCGGCAATCACGGCGCCCGCTCGTTCTACGAGCGCTGCGGCTGGCGCTGCACGGAAACCGTCACCGAGGACGCCGAGACCCGTGCGGGCCCCGTCCCGGTTCCCTGCTGGGAAATGGTCAAGGAGCTGACCGTGTAG